In Macaca fascicularis isolate 582-1 chromosome X, T2T-MFA8v1.1, one DNA window encodes the following:
- the UPRT gene encoding uracil phosphoribosyltransferase homolog isoform X3 has product MQGETEPPGPRTASRGDFMFSADRLIRLVVEEGLNQLPYKECMVTTPTGYKYEGVKFEKGNCGVSIMRSGEAMEQGLRDCCRSIRIGKILIQSDEETQRAKVYYAKFPPDIYRRKVLLMYPILSTGNTVIEAVKVLIEHGVQPSVIILLSLFSTPHGAKSIIQEFPEITILTTEVHPVAPTHFGQKYFGTD; this is encoded by the exons gACAGCCAGTAGAGGGGACTTCATGTTTTCTGCGGATCGTTTG ATCAGACTTGTTGTGGAAGAGGGATTGAATCAGCTGCCATATAAGGAATGCATGGTGACCACTCCAACAG GGTACAAGTATGAAGGAGTGAAATTTGAGAAGGGAAATTGTGGGGTCAGCATAATGAGAAGCG gtGAGGCAATGGAACAAGGTTTACGAGACTGCTGTCGATCCATACGAATTGGAAAGATCCTGATTCAGAGTGATGAGGAGACACAAAGAGCTAAAGTATATTATGCCAAATTCCCCCCAGACATTTACCGGAGAAAAGTCCTTCTGATGTATCCAATTCTCA GCACTGGAAATACTGTAATTGAAGCTGTAAAGGTTCTTATAGAACATGGAGTTCAACCCAGTGTTATCATCCTACTCAGTCTGTTCTCCACTCCTCATG gtgcCAAATCAATCATTCAGGAGTTTCCAGAGATCACAATTTTAACTACTGAAGTTCATCCTGTTGCACCTACACATTTTGGACAGAAATACTTTGGAACAGACTAA
- the UPRT gene encoding uracil phosphoribosyltransferase homolog isoform X4, with protein sequence MFSADRLIRLVVEEGLNQLPYKECMVTTPTGYKYEGVKFEKGNCGVSIMRSGEAMEQGLRDCCRSIRIGKILIQSDEETQRAKVYYAKFPPDIYRRKVLLMYPILSTGNTVIEAVKVLIEHGVQPSVIILLSLFSTPHGAKSIIQEFPEITILTTEVHPVAPTHFGQKYFGTD encoded by the exons ATGTTTTCTGCGGATCGTTTG ATCAGACTTGTTGTGGAAGAGGGATTGAATCAGCTGCCATATAAGGAATGCATGGTGACCACTCCAACAG GGTACAAGTATGAAGGAGTGAAATTTGAGAAGGGAAATTGTGGGGTCAGCATAATGAGAAGCG gtGAGGCAATGGAACAAGGTTTACGAGACTGCTGTCGATCCATACGAATTGGAAAGATCCTGATTCAGAGTGATGAGGAGACACAAAGAGCTAAAGTATATTATGCCAAATTCCCCCCAGACATTTACCGGAGAAAAGTCCTTCTGATGTATCCAATTCTCA GCACTGGAAATACTGTAATTGAAGCTGTAAAGGTTCTTATAGAACATGGAGTTCAACCCAGTGTTATCATCCTACTCAGTCTGTTCTCCACTCCTCATG gtgcCAAATCAATCATTCAGGAGTTTCCAGAGATCACAATTTTAACTACTGAAGTTCATCCTGTTGCACCTACACATTTTGGACAGAAATACTTTGGAACAGACTAA